TGAATCCCAAGTACATTAGAACGCTCGAAAAAATCCCTCAATTGAGCGAGCGGGAAAAAATTCAGTTACGTCCGGTGACGAAAAAGTTTGCCATGCGCGTAAATGAATATTATCTTTCGCTCATTGATTGGGATGACCCGAATGATCCGATCAGGCGTATCATTATTCCTCACCCAGGCGAGTTGAACGAGTGGGGCGATCTGGATGCGTCGAACGAACATCTTTATCGCAAAGCGCCGGGGTTGGAGCACAAATACGAATACACCGCACTGTTGCTGGTGAGCCGCACCTGCGGTGGGTTTTGTCGTTTCTGTTTCCGGAAAAGGATATTCATCAAAGAAAATGATGAAGTTGCCACAGACGTTAGTGAAGGTCTGGAGTACATTCGTCTGCACAAAAAGATCACCAATGTGCTTCTCACTGGCGGGGACCCGTTGCTGTTGTCCACGAAAAAGTTGGGAAGAATCGTTTCCCGATTGCGAGAAATGGAACACGTGAAAATTGTCCGTATCGGCTCGAAAATTCCGGCGTTCAATCCCTATCGCATTTTGAACGATCCGTCTTTATTAAAAATGATTGAAAAATTTAGTACGGCGGAAAAGAAAATTTACATCATGGCGCACTTCAATCATCCGCGGGAATTGACCCCGCAGTCGATTGAGGCATTGAGTCTACTGCAAAAAGCAGGCGCTGTTACCGTGAATCAGACGCCGCTCATCAAAGGCGTTAACGATAAGC
This portion of the Calditrichota bacterium genome encodes:
- a CDS encoding KamA family radical SAM protein, with translation MNPKYIRTLEKIPQLSEREKIQLRPVTKKFAMRVNEYYLSLIDWDDPNDPIRRIIIPHPGELNEWGDLDASNEHLYRKAPGLEHKYEYTALLLVSRTCGGFCRFCFRKRIFIKENDEVATDVSEGLEYIRLHKKITNVLLTGGDPLLLSTKKLGRIVSRLREMEHVKIVRIGSKIPAFNPYRILNDPSLLKMIEKFSTAEKKIYIMAHFNHPRELTPQSIEALSLLQKAGAVTVNQTPLIKGVNDKPDVLSELFRKLSFIGVPPYYVFQNRPTLGNYSYAVPLERAYEIFEQARMRTSGLGKRARFVMSHAKGKVEVVGKTENYIFMRFHRAADPTEKSKFIVAKSNPSAYWLDDYDDIVEKYQLENPFLKAMNAA